A region of Desulfovibrio inopinatus DSM 10711 DNA encodes the following proteins:
- a CDS encoding phosphoribosylanthranilate isomerase: protein MSVVTIKVCGMTRPEDAAACVALGVNMLGFIFASKSPRNITPEHAASIETPGVLRVGVFVEQTVDDVLAIIDEAKLDIAQLHGGQDQAFCQAIGPERVMRVFWPMRYDSTAAFEAELAAYADSAHRFLCDAGSSGGGHGVSLDFSRLTNLQSPRPWLIAGGLGPNNVLDALTTTAAGVDINSGVEEAPGKKDHDKLRQTIERIRSRYE from the coding sequence ATGAGCGTGGTAACGATTAAAGTTTGCGGTATGACCCGGCCCGAAGATGCCGCAGCATGCGTTGCGCTTGGTGTCAATATGCTTGGGTTTATTTTTGCCAGTAAAAGTCCTCGCAACATCACTCCCGAGCATGCTGCTTCCATTGAGACACCGGGCGTGTTGCGGGTCGGAGTTTTCGTTGAACAAACGGTTGATGACGTGTTGGCGATCATAGACGAGGCCAAACTTGATATTGCCCAACTTCACGGTGGACAAGATCAGGCATTCTGCCAGGCAATCGGACCGGAGCGCGTTATGCGTGTCTTTTGGCCCATGCGCTATGATTCAACCGCAGCTTTCGAAGCGGAGTTGGCCGCTTATGCTGATTCTGCTCATCGTTTCCTGTGTGATGCCGGTTCAAGTGGAGGCGGGCATGGGGTCAGCCTTGATTTTTCTCGATTGACCAACCTCCAATCTCCGCGTCCCTGGCTTATCGCCGGCGGGCTCGGACCGAATAACGTCCTTGATGCGTTGACAACCACGGCAGCCGGCGTGGACATCAATTCGGGTGTGGAAGAGGCACCCGGTAAGAAAGATCATGATAAACTCCGCCAGACCATTGAGCGGATTCGGAGTCGATATGAGTAA